The DNA region GTAAAAGATAAAATAATTCAATCCACCCTCATAAAAAAAAACACCAACCTGCTCAGCATATGATAATGCTCTTTTCTCATCTTTCCTTTCCCATAAAACAGATAGTGCCACAAAAACCTCTGGTCTTGCAGGATCAATATTCAATAAATCATGTACTAACTTGTTCAGCTTAGAATAATCAGACTTTAGCTTCAGAAGCATTGCATACTCATCCATATATGTTACGACATATGGATCAATTGATCGGGCCTGTAATTTCCAAGTTACAAGTTTAAGCTCAGTAAACACATACAAAGAAGCAGGATGGGAAACACAATTCAACTTATCAACATAATACACTATAACCTCATTACCTTCTCAAAATTCATAATGGCCTCTTCATTCTTTCCAATAATAGCTTCAACCTTTATTTACAATATACATCAGTGTTTACAGTGTTAAATCAACAATTTGAGGAAATTGTGTATAAAAAAAACTACAAATATTTTATCATAAAAAAAACTACATataatttacttattttatattttttcctatgaaacttattattttttcttttgtgCAATTGTCATTTCCTATGATATAATTATAAAGTCTAATTTCTTGTGAGTGAGTGTGTTATTAATATGACGGTACTTTAACTTTTAGAAAATTGATGTATCCTCTACCCATATCCAACGACCACATCAGGTGCCAGTAGGTCCAATACCATTCTCATATCCAAGCAATGTAGTTAAAACTAAGTATATAATACGCCTGATAGAAAAGGTGTAGTCACACAAGTTCTAAATCAATGCAGCAATTCACCTTTGCAATCTCAAGTATTAAGTGTATATTATTGGGGAAACGCTGTAAAAGATCAGCAAATAGTTCCAAGCCACCTGCCAGAATCAGAAAGTGAGTAAAACTGCGTGTACCCGCACCATAGAAATAGTACGACCTAATAAAATACGAAGCATAACATAAATATACAAGGAATCGCTGAaaaatgagttatgtaaataATGTAGAGTAGGTCTCCTAATTTCACAAACTTAAGGTGTGAGAGAAATTGGTCTAAGGGCTACGCATCCCTATTGAACAGGTATTTAAGCAATGACAGTGTATACTCCAACGCACGTTGAGTTATACAACCCCATAAACGATGTTAAATCTCACCTTTATAATCATTTGAAGAGATGCAACACTGAGCTTCAACATAGCGCTAgcaagaaaaaagaaaaaattaatCAAATTTTTTGCCAAGTTTCAATGGCCTCTTGGATATGGTGGGGCATATGTTTACAAATATAAGGTCGATTGCAAAATAAATGGGCAGACGATTTTAATTCCCaaaatttaaaacaaaaaataGTTGGATTTTATTTATTAATGTATTTGAAGGTATTCTTTTGACCTAAGAAATGCACAAGGGGAAAATCAGGATAAACTTGTTGGAATATTATAAATATCTTATAATATCCTTTATATTAATTTAAAGTAACcaataattaaaaatcaaaacaaacacatTCCCAAACTTTTAGAAACTCAATAGCGGAAGCGATCAACAATAGTTTAAGGAGTGTCGAAACAAGCTCTAGATACTATTATTTTTTCAAAGAAATAGAAAACCCGTCCTGAAAATTTTTAAGCTGTTTAGTGCAGTTCAAGAATGATAGTTTATCACTCAAGATATCATCTCATGCAAAAGCCCTTTCAACTTGAAGGCTTGAAGCAGACTGAAATTCAATTTCTGCGAGCACAACGGGGAGGCAAGGATCAAACTATTGACCACTAGGTTAGAGAGGCTACTATGTTAAGATTAACTCTCCTAAAAGCTTAAGTTTTAAGGTGTAGGCTTGCCACAAGTTTCATCATGTAGCCCAACAAAGAAAAGTACTTAGGAAGTCTACAAAATCAAAAAATCAAATGCAAACCCCCCACATTATATCATGCATACAAAACCAAGCATACCGCCGCCAAAACAAAAGAATTGATACTGTCAATGTAAAACTTAATGAGAAAAGAATCTATTTGGTATGATTGCGTTTTTACATTGGAATTGGTTATTATTGATATATCTCAATTTCCCAAGCTCAATACATTTTAGATATACCATGAAACAATTGAAATAGTCGgtaaaaattaatatttattcattCAGTAGACTCGCAGTCACCTTTTGTTATTTCTAAAGGATTCCATGTGGTATATATGCTATGCAGGTTAAGGATGACGCTATTCATTGAGGTTTATACATTATCAATTTATCATAACAAGCAAAAATCTCTAAGCTGATAAACAGCAGCAAGTACTTACTTTAAAGCACCGTGACATATTTGAATTATTATATACAACTTACTTGAAGCCAACGACTCGAGTCAGCGTGATCAAATGGAGCCCTCCCAGTTCTATTTAGAGTCTGAAATGAAATGTTTGTGCACCAGTTATATTTTTGGAGAGCATTCAAATTATAAATAAACTGCAATCTTACAAATTGATCCGAAGTTCATGATAAAATGTAATTAGTTATTAAAAAGAGCGCAACTCGCTAGCAGGCCAACGGATCATGCTAGGGTGACCAAGGGCTGAATCTCTACTAAACTTCAGGTTTGCAAAAAATTTCTGCTTTTATCAACAAACCTGAGGAAACAATGAAATGATGTCCTTTGCAGTAGATCCTAGTTCTGATAAAGCAGTGATAGCCTCAAGTATAAAAGGGCAATGTCTAGCAAAAAGAAAGACAGTCCAATTTAAAATCCAGTAGCAAATTAATGATAGACCATAAGAAAGATGCATATGCACATATAGGAAAGAATAGCTCAAAGCAAGTAAACAATTCCACAAGTACATAACACATTTAATAGAAATATTGCCTAAAGTGAATGCAAGCAGTCAGAGTTCAGAAACAGAAAGGAACTTAATAAAACGCAAATGTTATACGAGTCAGGCCACCACCAACACGTGTATATAGGTTTTCCATCCACTCCCCTAGACTCACAAACTTAAATTGTGATTTTCAGATGGCTGTACAGGACAACTCAAGGGAACATTTATGCCTTAGTACCCTACATCAAAATGACATGCCTTTAGTATTTCAGCAGGTCCGTAAATGATTTAAAACTATGTCTAGAACAGCCAAAAAGTAATGTGTTGCTGAATGAACAAACAATGAAAAACACGTGCTTCACGAACTAATGCTATCAGTTCATTTATAAGAATACTAGTGGACATATTAGGACAAacataaaataataaaatgaatCCATGACAGTATTTAAAGACAACCTATTGGTGCCGCATCAGAGGTTCATTCTACGTGTGAGAAATGTATGTTACAAACCTTAGGCATTCTTTGTAAATAGCAACAGCTGCTCGACTATGTCTAGAAAATCGATATAGCTTTCCTAATAACAAATTCATCGGTAAACTTCTAGCTTTGCTTGGAATTCCTTCCATCTGTGATGTGAATGTCACACAAACAACTCAAAGAAAtaaggaaaatgaaaacaaaccAATAAAATAACGTCAAATATTATAACATTTACTTGTCATTATAAACTGCCACAGTGAGAACTGACAAAATATACAGAATACAGCCATTTAAGGCCAATTATCTCCATAGATAATCCCCATATACATAGGGAATCAGCATTCCTTCACATCAAAATATACCCATAGTTTTGAAAAACAGTTAATGCATAAGCACTAATCACTCTTGAATCCAAGGCCTATTTGGATCAACTTATTTGAGTTCATCTCCTGGCATACGTACTTGTGAAAGTGTTTGGGAGTGCTTATCAAAACAGCTTATGACACTTCTATAAGCTGTTTTCAGCTTATTTCCATAAGCTCTCCATGACAGCTTACACAAACTGTTCGGTTTTATTTTGACTTTTGATATAGAAATAGCTTAACATAAGCACTTATATGAAAAGAGTTTTGTTATAAGCATTTATTTAAGTTGTTTATCCAAACAGGGGTCCAACCTATAAAAGGGGAGAGTAAGAGAACAAACAAACCTCAACTAAAGCTGCTTTGTTCTCATTTAGAAAACAGTGACACGATGCAATTTTGAACTTCACCTGTTACAGCAATTAGAGAATGAAAAGGAAACATCTAAACAACCTGAGGAACAAGCAACCCCTTACAACAACATCAAAAGCCAATCCAACTATCATGAATCAGATAAACACAACACATCTCACCTCATTTTCATTAATTACTGCTATATTGCAAGAATTTGGAGAAGAAGACCTATTTGACGATATTGAACTCCGAGCAGATGACATGTTTTGTTTGGGAATCATCTTGTAGTACTGTAAAGCTTGCTTATAGGTATGCTGTTCATAAACAGAAAAAATCATAACTGATAAGACTTCACCATTCTCCCCAAAAGTATTTTCTTTTTTAAATACTCATTTCATAAAAGCTTTATAAGAACACAGTAAACACATAAGCAAAACACCAACCCTTCATATTTCACCCACACAGTCCTCTGAACATGTATGGGTGTCGTGTCGGACACAAGACACACTTTTATTTAGAGGTGTCTTTGCTACACTATAAGTTGGTATGCTATAAGCTCTTAATTAAGCTATTTATCAAAGAGGTTCACAGTTTCCAACTACATATTCAAAAGAAAGAGATAGCACAGTCACTTACAATGGCTCTACGATACTCCCTTTCCCGGTAGAATGAATCACCAAGTAGCACCTGCaccaaaacaaacaaataaataaatGACATAAGAACTTCAATGAACTTCTCATACATTGAAAATTCAAAAACATGGAATAAAAAAAGGAGAATTTCGCAGATACCAAGCTCTCAGTTTTGAGATGAGGGGAAGATTCAGCATTTGCAGCAGGTGAAGAAACAAGAAAACAACCCTGTTATTCAAAACATAAACTTTCAATTAAACCCATTAAACTAAATTATATATATAAATCAAAAAGCAACAA from Lathyrus oleraceus cultivar Zhongwan6 chromosome 1, CAAS_Psat_ZW6_1.0, whole genome shotgun sequence includes:
- the LOC127079328 gene encoding anaphase-promoting complex subunit 7 isoform X1 translates to MEVPKDQIASLLENGLYNSAQMLGCFLVSSPAANAESSPHLKTESLVLLGDSFYREREYRRAIHTYKQALQYYKMIPKQNMSSARSSISSNRSSSPNSCNIAVINENEVKFKIASCHCFLNENKAALVEMEGIPSKARSLPMNLLLGKLYRFSRHSRAAVAIYKECLRHCPFILEAITALSELGSTAKDIISLFPQTLNRTGRAPFDHADSSRWLQRYVEAQCCISSNDYKGGLELFADLLQRFPNNIHLILEIAKVEAIIGKNEEAIMNFEKARSIDPYVVTYMDEYAMLLKLKSDYSKLNKLVHDLLNIDPARPEVFVALSVLWERKDEKRALSYAEQSIRIDERHIPGYIMKGNLLLTMKRAEAAVSAFRGAQELRPDIRTYQGLVHTYLALSKIKEALYASREAMKAMPQSAKALKLVGDVHASNSSGREKAKKFYESALRLEPGYLGAALALAELHVIEGRNGDAVSLLERYLKDWADDSLHVKLAQVFAATNMLSEALSHYQAALRLNPQNEAAKRGLERLEKQMKGVDPDAPEEDEDNDVEDGDGDQDETELL
- the LOC127079328 gene encoding anaphase-promoting complex subunit 7 isoform X2; translation: MIPKQNMSSARSSISSNRSSSPNSCNIAVINENEVKFKIASCHCFLNENKAALVEMEGIPSKARSLPMNLLLGKLYRFSRHSRAAVAIYKECLRHCPFILEAITALSELGSTAKDIISLFPQTLNRTGRAPFDHADSSRWLQRYVEAQCCISSNDYKGGLELFADLLQRFPNNIHLILEIAKVEAIIGKNEEAIMNFEKARSIDPYVVTYMDEYAMLLKLKSDYSKLNKLVHDLLNIDPARPEVFVALSVLWERKDEKRALSYAEQSIRIDERHIPGYIMKGNLLLTMKRAEAAVSAFRGAQELRPDIRTYQGLVHTYLALSKIKEALYASREAMKAMPQSAKALKLVGDVHASNSSGREKAKKFYESALRLEPGYLGAALALAELHVIEGRNGDAVSLLERYLKDWADDSLHVKLAQVFAATNMLSEALSHYQAALRLNPQNEAAKRGLERLEKQMKGVDPDAPEEDEDNDVEDGDGDQDETELL